In the genome of Apostichopus japonicus isolate 1M-3 chromosome 15, ASM3797524v1, whole genome shotgun sequence, one region contains:
- the LOC139981034 gene encoding uncharacterized protein isoform X3, whose amino-acid sequence MTARAGVFLDPGPFSDNTLSLRGVSVTGLGINDATGVEDLLEHQQAKQQAQFSEKFHQLKQWQEEQKEKLVQAQQEKMQLLRVQQEQLQRVLAEQRNKQWGGSASSPSMEQSPTSHYAESPSFDSSSPAKRGQGSLLQRYDSSSLGNLLQQAQDDILEEEEDGSDLENAGSVKEDGFYPLPDTTSELSDGDGQYFEIEELNPPTSSEDFHHPHLPLRQEPTSSFGMNHMMQSDELPPSMSSPLYHQHAPSPRDSSDRQLASGMDQDGATSMHFGGDEYTEAGQHDKETSPSLADGEDDGDDGDRPIKSTMSSSLKSFEELLEEKLLLESGPEQVPQQRISGKPKHTFLKRGEGLARFGKMKVPSPRTKKKKKQEGSLKLKKNGIDSFEGRNENEFQNAAPLGNLNGNNVSKAIDGNDVFKKPTGRAPVSVRKERLLPSRGNSAHRGTEAGSISPSVQSDAKDGEMDKSIGMVRWEKKIELEEEDLAEFEMLEQAADDNASFSSENSLVVGVMHRAKLRGKMFVASPLSKTRLSTLHSVDAAEDAKEESGDQSGDDRMSLEHAQEDVLDSPSSDRSSNGSDLNETLKEETEGDRRPTAKRKVTKGRSMNSHSKAVSDRPLTIEQKRTEFEEYLRKGEGGISSSGFAGHSYEQSVESDEDDGEEEMERGEEEEGDSDRSIDGLVTVIPNRLQSMLVSARSSQDKQRMADRPLVEEEEEEEKVKDSHGMGRDYQQTGTFLNIEKVENNGRFGGVVSFKGNKEDVEEEEHEGSSKEQAGAAGYEFEDDETWGDFSENLSDSSSDSIIAGGPTMTSTPPSKKVNNGKSKSVLDVARGSIEQPEEQMGSTPPPSHLVAKLFPQLKPKEKTKPAQPGAMESLQSTRDRPVGEGLQAKVFTQKLAELENEIARFRKENAALSRLREEREKGLELFKKEVTEFERQKEAELKKIEEYRNKEMKKLKKEKKIFEKHQKATRSLPDKKDREEIDQLKNQLSEVQEELSRRESRWTANSKRLKDRVEALSNENESLKEEIEARNIKQQEDLAKGERKKAAARIRALRTAGKPKSLIPEFEPGKFPTLPSNLPRALDTGKTTVKQHDKKTLPVEKVKEPPGHKKDMSSDSDSSSSDDDPSPAPSPQGGTDHHPAVSPSGFRDQEAFKSPQMTPERDGDHTEEQIHHPDGKVEVLHPDGSRLITFKNGTRKEISSDGQIITVTFFNGDTRQIYPDQRVVYYYAETQITHTTYPDGLEIIHFPNNQTEKHYPDGTKEITFPDQTIKYLFQNGGEECVFPDGTLLRVAPDGDRTMEFPNGQREIHTAHCKKREYPDGTVKTIYPDGKQETRYAHGRIRVKDKDGRVLVDQQT is encoded by the exons ATGACAGCCAGAGCAGGAGTTTTCTTGGATCCTGGTCCTTTCAGTGACAACACATTATCACTAAGGGGCGTAAGTGTGACTGGCCTGGGGATAAATGATG CGACTGGAGTAGAAGATTTGTTAGAACATCAGCAAGCTAAACAACAAGcacaattttctgaaaagttcCATCAGTTGAAACAATGGCAGGAAGAACAAAAGGAGAAGCTAGTCCAAGCACAGCAGGAAAAGATGCAACTGCTCAGGGTTCAGCAAGAGCAATTGCAACGAGTGTTGGCTGAACAGAGAAATAAACAATGGGGAG GCTCCGCATCATCGCCAAGCATGGAGCAATCTCCCACATCTCATTATGCAGAGAGTCCGTCATTTGACTCATCATCACCTGCCAAGAGAGGTCAAGGGTCTCTTCTTCAACGATATGACAGCAGCAGTCTAGGCAATTTACTGCAACAAGCCCAAGATGACATTTTAGAAGAAGAG GAGGATGGATCTGACTTAGAGAATGCAGGATCTGTCAAAGAGGATGGGTTCTATCCTCTCCCGGACACTACTTCGGAACTCAGCGATGGAGACGGACAGTACTTTGAAATTGAGGAACTCAACCCTCCAACTTCAAGTGAAGATTTCCACCATCCTCACCTCCCCCTCAGACAG GAGCCAACTTCCTCTTTTGGTATGAACCATATGATGCAATCCGATGAGCTTCCTCCAAGCATGTCATCTCCTCTCTACCATCAACATGCACCTTCGCCTAGGGATAGTTCAGATCGTCAGCTTGCTTCAGGGATGGATCAAGATGGAGCAACTTCTATGCACTTTGGAGGAGATGAATACACAGAGGCAGGGCAGCACGACAAGGAGACTTCTCCATCATTGGCCGATGGAgaagatgatggtgatgatggtgatcggccaatcaaatcaaCGATGAGTTCTAGCCTGAAGTCTTTTGAAGAATTATTAGAGGAAAAGCTGCTGTTAGAAAGTGGACCAGAACAAGTCCCACAGCAGAGAATAAGTGGTAAACCTAAGCATACATTTCTGAAAAGGGGTGAAGGACTGGCTAGATTTGGTAAAATGAAAGTACCATCTCCCaggacgaagaagaagaagaaacaggaAGGGTCTTTGAAATTAAAGAAGAATGGAATCGACTCCTTTGAAGGCAGAAATGAAAATGAG TTTCAGAATGCTGCACCTCTCGGAAACTTGAATGGTAATAACGTCTCAAAAGCAATAGATGGGAATGATGTATTTAAAAAGCCGACTGGACGAGCTCCCGTGTCTGTGCGGAAGGAGAGGCTCCTCCCATCCAGAGGTAACTCCGCCCACCGGGGAACCGAAGCAGGTTCCATTTCCCCTTCCGTCCAATCGGACGCCAAAGATGGCGAAATGGACAAATCGATCGGCATGGTGCGATGGGAAAAGAAAATAGAG tTGGAAGAGGAAGATCTGGCCGAATTTGAGATGCTGGAGCAAGCAGCAGATGACAATGCATCCTTCTCCAGTGAGAACTCTTTAGTGGTGGGGGTAATGCATAGAGCCAAACTTAGGGGCAAG ATGTTTGTTGCCTCTCCTCTCAGCAAAACGAGATTATCTACCTTACACTCAGTCGACGCAGCAGAAGATGCAAAAGAGGAATCAGGTGACCAATCAGGTGATGATAGGATGTCATTGGAGCATGCACAGGAAGATGTTCTTGACAGTCCGTCGTCTGATAGATCAAGCAACGGTAGCGATTTGAATGAGACCTTGAAGGAAGAGACAGAGGGCGATAGACGACCTACAGCCAAGAGGAAAGTAACTAAAGGGAGATCAATGAACAGTCACTCTAAAGCAGTCTCAGACAGACCGTTAACCATAGAACAGAAGAGGACAGAATTTGAGGAATATTTACGTAAAGGAGAGGGGGGCATTAGCAGTTCGGGCTTTGCAGGGCATTCGTATGAACAGTCCGTTGAAAGTGATGAGGATGATGGTGAGGAGGAGATGGAGAGAGGAGAGGAAGAGGAGGGTGATAGTGACAGAAGTATTGATGGTCTGGTGACTGTTATACCAAACAGACTGCAAAGTATGCTGGTAAGTGCAAGAAGCTCACAAGATAAGCAGAGGATGGCAGACAGACCACTAGttgaggaggaagaggaggaggagaaagtTAAAGACAGTCATGGGATGGGGAGAGATTATCAGCAAACTggaacatttttaaatattgaaaaggTGGAGAATAATGGCAGGTTTGGTGGTGTTGTTAGTTTTAAAGGTAACAAGGAAGATGTCGAGGAAGAAGAACATGAAGGGAGCAGCAAAGAGCAGGCAGGAGCAGCAGGGTATGAGTTTGAGGATGATGAGACGTGGGGTGACTTCTCAGAAAACCTCTCGGACAGCAGCAGTGATAGCATTATTGCTGGAGGACCAACTATGACATCGACACCCCCTTCCAAGAAGGTTAACAATG GAAAATCTAAGTCGGTTCTAGATGTTGCCAGAGGATCAATTGAACAGCCAGAAGAACAGATGGGTTCCACTCCTCCACCCTCGCATCTTGTCGCGAAGCTCTTTCCTCAACTCAAAcccaaagagaaaacaaaaccaGCTCAG CCCGGTGCCATGGAGTCTCTACAATCTACCAGAGACAGACCAGTAGGTGAAGGGCTACAAGCTAAGGTCTTTACACAAAAATTAGCAGAACTGGAAAATGAGATAGCACGATTCAGAAAAGAGAATGCAGCTCTGTCAAGACTCAGAGAAGAGAGGGAGAAA GGCCTAGAATTATTTAAGAAAGAAGTGACCGAATTTGAGAGACAGAAGGAAGCTGAGTTGAAGAAAATTGAGGAATATAGAAATAAAGAGATGAAGAAATTGAA GAAAGAGAAGAAGATATTTGAGAAACATCAGAAAGCAACGAGGTCCCTCCCAGATAAGAAGGACAGAGAAGAAATTGATCAGCTTAAAAATCAG CTCTCCGAAGTGCAAGAGGAATTAAGCAGGAGAGAATCCCGTTGGACGGCAAACTCCAAACGGTTGAAGGATCGAGTAGAAGCATTGTCAAACGAGAACGAATCCCTAAAGGAAGAAATTGAAGCAAGGAACATAAAGCAACAGGAAGATCTTGCAAAAGGAGAACGG AAGAAGGCAGCAGCCAGAATTAGAGCTCTTAGGACAGCGGGCAAACCAAAGTCACTCATTCCAGAATTTGAACCCGGAAAATTCCCAACTCTCCCATCCAATTTACCGAGAGCTTTGGATACGGGCAAGACCACAGTGAAACAACATGATAAGAAGACATTACCAGTAGAAAAAGTGAAAGAACCTCCTGGGCACAAAAAGGACATGAG CAGTGACTCAGACTCATCATCAAGTGATGATGATCCAAGTCCAGCTCCATCTCCTCAGGGAGGAACAGATCACCATCCTGCTGTGTCTCCATCAGGATTCAGAGACCAGGAGGCCTTTAAGAGTCCTCAGATGACCCCAGAGAGAGATGGAGATCACACAGAGGAGCAGATTCATCACCCAGATGGCAAG GTAGAGGTCCTACACCCTGACGGCAGTCGACTGATAACATTCAAGAACGGTACCAGGAAAGAGATCAGTTCTGACGGACAAATCATTACCGTTACCTTCTTCAATGGAGATACCAGACAGATCTACCCAGACCAGAGAGTG GTTTATTACTATGCGGAGACACAGATCACACACACAACGTACCCGGATGGATTAGAAATCATTCATTTCCCAAA CAACCAGACTGAAAAACACTACCCCGATGGTACCAAAGAGATCACCTTTCCAGATCAAACCATCAAGTACCTCTTTCAAAATGGCGGTGAGGAGTGTGTATTTCCTGACGGTACGTTACTTCGGGTAGCTCCGGATGGAGATAGGACCATGGAGTTCCCCAATGGCCAAAGAGAGATACACACAGCACACTGCAAG AAACGAGAATATCCTGATGGGACGGTTAAGACCATTTATCCAGATGGTAAACAAGAGACCCGGTACGCTCATGGACGGATAAGGGTCAAAGATAAGGACGGAAGGGTGCTGGTAGACCAACAAACGTGA
- the LOC139981034 gene encoding uncharacterized protein isoform X2, which produces MTARAGVFLDPGPFSDNTLSLRGVSVTGLGINDATGVEDLLEHQQAKQQAQFSEKFHQLKQWQEEQKEKLVQAQQEKMQLLRVQQEQLQRVLAEQRNKQWGGSASSPSMEQSPTSHYAESPSFDSSSPAKRGQGSLLQRYDSSSLGNLLQQAQDDILEEEEDGSDLENAGSVKEDGFYPLPDTTSELSDGDGQYFEIEELNPPTSSEDFHHPHLPLRQEPTSSFGMNHMMQSDELPPSMSSPLYHQHAPSPRDSSDRQLASGMDQDGATSMHFGGDEYTEAGQHDKETSPSLADGEDDGDDGDRPIKSTMSSSLKSFEELLEEKLLLESGPEQVPQQRISGKPKHTFLKRGEGLARFGKMKVPSPRTKKKKKQEGSLKLKKNGIDSFEGRNENEGSQFQNAAPLGNLNGNNVSKAIDGNDVFKKPTGRAPVSVRKERLLPSRGNSAHRGTEAGSISPSVQSDAKDGEMDKSIGMVRWEKKIELEEEDLAEFEMLEQAADDNASFSSENSLVVGVMHRAKLRGKMFVASPLSKTRLSTLHSVDAAEDAKEESGDQSGDDRMSLEHAQEDVLDSPSSDRSSNGSDLNETLKEETEGDRRPTAKRKVTKGRSMNSHSKAVSDRPLTIEQKRTEFEEYLRKGEGGISSSGFAGHSYEQSVESDEDDGEEEMERGEEEEGDSDRSIDGLVTVIPNRLQSMLVSARSSQDKQRMADRPLVEEEEEEEKVKDSHGMGRDYQQTGTFLNIEKVENNGRFGGVVSFKGNKEDVEEEEHEGSSKEQAGAAGYEFEDDETWGDFSENLSDSSSDSIIAGGPTMTSTPPSKKVNNGKSKSVLDVARGSIEQPEEQMGSTPPPSHLVAKLFPQLKPKEKTKPAQPGAMESLQSTRDRPVGEGLQAKVFTQKLAELENEIARFRKENAALSRLREEREKGLELFKKEVTEFERQKEAELKKIEEYRNKEMKKLKKEKKIFEKHQKATRSLPDKKDREEIDQLKNQLSEVQEELSRRESRWTANSKRLKDRVEALSNENESLKEEIEARNIKQQEDLAKGERKKAAARIRALRTAGKPKSLIPEFEPGKFPTLPSNLPRALDTGKTTVKQHDKKTLPVEKVKEPPGHKKDMSDSDSSSSDDDPSPAPSPQGGTDHHPAVSPSGFRDQEAFKSPQMTPERDGDHTEEQIHHPDGKVEVLHPDGSRLITFKNGTRKEISSDGQIITVTFFNGDTRQIYPDQRVVYYYAETQITHTTYPDGLEIIHFPNNQTEKHYPDGTKEITFPDQTIKYLFQNGGEECVFPDGTLLRVAPDGDRTMEFPNGQREIHTAHCKKREYPDGTVKTIYPDGKQETRYAHGRIRVKDKDGRVLVDQQT; this is translated from the exons ATGACAGCCAGAGCAGGAGTTTTCTTGGATCCTGGTCCTTTCAGTGACAACACATTATCACTAAGGGGCGTAAGTGTGACTGGCCTGGGGATAAATGATG CGACTGGAGTAGAAGATTTGTTAGAACATCAGCAAGCTAAACAACAAGcacaattttctgaaaagttcCATCAGTTGAAACAATGGCAGGAAGAACAAAAGGAGAAGCTAGTCCAAGCACAGCAGGAAAAGATGCAACTGCTCAGGGTTCAGCAAGAGCAATTGCAACGAGTGTTGGCTGAACAGAGAAATAAACAATGGGGAG GCTCCGCATCATCGCCAAGCATGGAGCAATCTCCCACATCTCATTATGCAGAGAGTCCGTCATTTGACTCATCATCACCTGCCAAGAGAGGTCAAGGGTCTCTTCTTCAACGATATGACAGCAGCAGTCTAGGCAATTTACTGCAACAAGCCCAAGATGACATTTTAGAAGAAGAG GAGGATGGATCTGACTTAGAGAATGCAGGATCTGTCAAAGAGGATGGGTTCTATCCTCTCCCGGACACTACTTCGGAACTCAGCGATGGAGACGGACAGTACTTTGAAATTGAGGAACTCAACCCTCCAACTTCAAGTGAAGATTTCCACCATCCTCACCTCCCCCTCAGACAG GAGCCAACTTCCTCTTTTGGTATGAACCATATGATGCAATCCGATGAGCTTCCTCCAAGCATGTCATCTCCTCTCTACCATCAACATGCACCTTCGCCTAGGGATAGTTCAGATCGTCAGCTTGCTTCAGGGATGGATCAAGATGGAGCAACTTCTATGCACTTTGGAGGAGATGAATACACAGAGGCAGGGCAGCACGACAAGGAGACTTCTCCATCATTGGCCGATGGAgaagatgatggtgatgatggtgatcggccaatcaaatcaaCGATGAGTTCTAGCCTGAAGTCTTTTGAAGAATTATTAGAGGAAAAGCTGCTGTTAGAAAGTGGACCAGAACAAGTCCCACAGCAGAGAATAAGTGGTAAACCTAAGCATACATTTCTGAAAAGGGGTGAAGGACTGGCTAGATTTGGTAAAATGAAAGTACCATCTCCCaggacgaagaagaagaagaaacaggaAGGGTCTTTGAAATTAAAGAAGAATGGAATCGACTCCTTTGAAGGCAGAAATGAAAATGAG GGCTCGCAGTTTCAGAATGCTGCACCTCTCGGAAACTTGAATGGTAATAACGTCTCAAAAGCAATAGATGGGAATGATGTATTTAAAAAGCCGACTGGACGAGCTCCCGTGTCTGTGCGGAAGGAGAGGCTCCTCCCATCCAGAGGTAACTCCGCCCACCGGGGAACCGAAGCAGGTTCCATTTCCCCTTCCGTCCAATCGGACGCCAAAGATGGCGAAATGGACAAATCGATCGGCATGGTGCGATGGGAAAAGAAAATAGAG tTGGAAGAGGAAGATCTGGCCGAATTTGAGATGCTGGAGCAAGCAGCAGATGACAATGCATCCTTCTCCAGTGAGAACTCTTTAGTGGTGGGGGTAATGCATAGAGCCAAACTTAGGGGCAAG ATGTTTGTTGCCTCTCCTCTCAGCAAAACGAGATTATCTACCTTACACTCAGTCGACGCAGCAGAAGATGCAAAAGAGGAATCAGGTGACCAATCAGGTGATGATAGGATGTCATTGGAGCATGCACAGGAAGATGTTCTTGACAGTCCGTCGTCTGATAGATCAAGCAACGGTAGCGATTTGAATGAGACCTTGAAGGAAGAGACAGAGGGCGATAGACGACCTACAGCCAAGAGGAAAGTAACTAAAGGGAGATCAATGAACAGTCACTCTAAAGCAGTCTCAGACAGACCGTTAACCATAGAACAGAAGAGGACAGAATTTGAGGAATATTTACGTAAAGGAGAGGGGGGCATTAGCAGTTCGGGCTTTGCAGGGCATTCGTATGAACAGTCCGTTGAAAGTGATGAGGATGATGGTGAGGAGGAGATGGAGAGAGGAGAGGAAGAGGAGGGTGATAGTGACAGAAGTATTGATGGTCTGGTGACTGTTATACCAAACAGACTGCAAAGTATGCTGGTAAGTGCAAGAAGCTCACAAGATAAGCAGAGGATGGCAGACAGACCACTAGttgaggaggaagaggaggaggagaaagtTAAAGACAGTCATGGGATGGGGAGAGATTATCAGCAAACTggaacatttttaaatattgaaaaggTGGAGAATAATGGCAGGTTTGGTGGTGTTGTTAGTTTTAAAGGTAACAAGGAAGATGTCGAGGAAGAAGAACATGAAGGGAGCAGCAAAGAGCAGGCAGGAGCAGCAGGGTATGAGTTTGAGGATGATGAGACGTGGGGTGACTTCTCAGAAAACCTCTCGGACAGCAGCAGTGATAGCATTATTGCTGGAGGACCAACTATGACATCGACACCCCCTTCCAAGAAGGTTAACAATG GAAAATCTAAGTCGGTTCTAGATGTTGCCAGAGGATCAATTGAACAGCCAGAAGAACAGATGGGTTCCACTCCTCCACCCTCGCATCTTGTCGCGAAGCTCTTTCCTCAACTCAAAcccaaagagaaaacaaaaccaGCTCAG CCCGGTGCCATGGAGTCTCTACAATCTACCAGAGACAGACCAGTAGGTGAAGGGCTACAAGCTAAGGTCTTTACACAAAAATTAGCAGAACTGGAAAATGAGATAGCACGATTCAGAAAAGAGAATGCAGCTCTGTCAAGACTCAGAGAAGAGAGGGAGAAA GGCCTAGAATTATTTAAGAAAGAAGTGACCGAATTTGAGAGACAGAAGGAAGCTGAGTTGAAGAAAATTGAGGAATATAGAAATAAAGAGATGAAGAAATTGAA GAAAGAGAAGAAGATATTTGAGAAACATCAGAAAGCAACGAGGTCCCTCCCAGATAAGAAGGACAGAGAAGAAATTGATCAGCTTAAAAATCAG CTCTCCGAAGTGCAAGAGGAATTAAGCAGGAGAGAATCCCGTTGGACGGCAAACTCCAAACGGTTGAAGGATCGAGTAGAAGCATTGTCAAACGAGAACGAATCCCTAAAGGAAGAAATTGAAGCAAGGAACATAAAGCAACAGGAAGATCTTGCAAAAGGAGAACGG AAGAAGGCAGCAGCCAGAATTAGAGCTCTTAGGACAGCGGGCAAACCAAAGTCACTCATTCCAGAATTTGAACCCGGAAAATTCCCAACTCTCCCATCCAATTTACCGAGAGCTTTGGATACGGGCAAGACCACAGTGAAACAACATGATAAGAAGACATTACCAGTAGAAAAAGTGAAAGAACCTCCTGGGCACAAAAAGGACATGAG TGACTCAGACTCATCATCAAGTGATGATGATCCAAGTCCAGCTCCATCTCCTCAGGGAGGAACAGATCACCATCCTGCTGTGTCTCCATCAGGATTCAGAGACCAGGAGGCCTTTAAGAGTCCTCAGATGACCCCAGAGAGAGATGGAGATCACACAGAGGAGCAGATTCATCACCCAGATGGCAAG GTAGAGGTCCTACACCCTGACGGCAGTCGACTGATAACATTCAAGAACGGTACCAGGAAAGAGATCAGTTCTGACGGACAAATCATTACCGTTACCTTCTTCAATGGAGATACCAGACAGATCTACCCAGACCAGAGAGTG GTTTATTACTATGCGGAGACACAGATCACACACACAACGTACCCGGATGGATTAGAAATCATTCATTTCCCAAA CAACCAGACTGAAAAACACTACCCCGATGGTACCAAAGAGATCACCTTTCCAGATCAAACCATCAAGTACCTCTTTCAAAATGGCGGTGAGGAGTGTGTATTTCCTGACGGTACGTTACTTCGGGTAGCTCCGGATGGAGATAGGACCATGGAGTTCCCCAATGGCCAAAGAGAGATACACACAGCACACTGCAAG AAACGAGAATATCCTGATGGGACGGTTAAGACCATTTATCCAGATGGTAAACAAGAGACCCGGTACGCTCATGGACGGATAAGGGTCAAAGATAAGGACGGAAGGGTGCTGGTAGACCAACAAACGTGA